From Tachysurus fulvidraco isolate hzauxx_2018 chromosome 10, HZAU_PFXX_2.0, whole genome shotgun sequence, one genomic window encodes:
- the isl2a gene encoding insulin gene enhancer protein isl-2a, translating into MLDILLHSSFLGDMGDHSKKKTGIAMCVGCGSQIHDQYILRVSPDLEWHAACLKCAECSQYLDETCTCFVRDGKTYCKRDYVRLFGIKCAKCNVGFCSSDLVMRARDNVYHMECFRCSVCSRHLLPGDEFSLREEELLCRADHGLLLERAASGSPPISPGNTHSTRALHMAEPVPVRQPPHRNHVHKQSEKTTRVRTVLNEKQLHTLRTCYNANPRPDALMKEQLVEMTGLSPRVIRVWFQNKRCKDKKRSMLMKQLQQQQHSDKTNLQGLTGTPLVAGSPIRHDNTVQGNPVEVQTYQPPWKALSEFALQSDLEQPAFQQLVSFSESGSLGTSSGSDVTSLSSQLPDTPNSMVSSPVET; encoded by the exons ATGCTGGATATTCTACTTCATTCTTCTTTCTTGGGTGATATGGGGGATCATTCAAAAA AGAAGACCGGGATCGCCATGTGTGTGGGCTGCGGAAGTCAGATCCATGACCAGTATATCCTGCGGGTCTCCCCGGACCTGGAGTGGCACGCAGCGTGTCTGAAGTGCGCAGAGTGCAGTCAGTACCTGGACGAGACGTGCACTTGCTTCGTCCGCGACGGCAAGACCTACTGCAAAAGAGACTACGTAAG GTTATTCGGTATTAAATGTGCGAAATGTAACGTGGGCTTCTGCAGCAGTGACTTGGTAATGCGTGCACGGGACAACGTTTACCACATGGAGTGCTTCAGGTGCTCGGTGTGCAGCAGACACCTCCTGCCGGGAGATGAGTTCTCTTTGCGGGAAGAGGAGCTGCTGTGCCGGGCTGACCACGGGCTGCTGCTGGAGCGCGCCGCGTCGGGAAGTCCACCTATCAGCCCGGgcaacacacactcaaccaGAGCTCTGCACATGGCCG AGCCGGTACCTGTGCGCCAGCCCCCACACCGCAACCACGTCCACAAGCAGTCGGAGAAGACGACTAGGGTGCGCACTGTGCTGAACGAGAAGCAGCTGCACACATTGCGCACATGCTATAACGCCAACCCGCGACCCGACGCGCTCATGAAGGAGCAGCTGGTGGAGATGACAGGCCTCAGCCCTCGAGTTATACGTGTGTGGTTCCAGAACAAACGCTGCAAGGACAAGAAGAGGTCCATGCTCATGAAACAactccagcagcagcagcacagcgACAAAACT AATCTTCAAGGCCTAACAGGGACACCTCTAGTGGCAGGTAGTCCTATTCGGCATGATAACACGGTGCAGGGGAATCCTGTAGAAGTGCAGACGTACCAGCCTCCGTGGAAAGCGCTGAGCGAGTTCGCGCTACAGAGTGACCTGGAGCAGCCAGCCTTTCAGCAGCTG GTGTCCTTTTCTGAATCGGGCTCTCTGGGCACTTCCTCGGGCAGTGATGTGACTTCGCTGTCATCACAGTTACCCGACACCCCCAACAGCATGGTGTCAAGCCCTGTGGAGACGTGA
- the etfa gene encoding electron transfer flavoprotein subunit alpha, mitochondrial: MLKATTKLNLRTLSGLIRRFQSTLVVAEHNNDTLTPITLSAITAASKLGGEVSCLVAGTNCTKVAEQLSQVEGLKKVLVAQHDVYKGLLPEELTPLILATQQQFNFTHICAGASAFGKNLLPRVASKLDVAPISDIIEIKSPDTFVRTIYAGNALSTVKCNEKVKVFTVRGTSFEPAKQGGSATSEQVSPAAPVGISEWVEQNLTKSDRPELTGAKVVVSGGRGLKSGENFKLLYDLADKLNAAVGASRAAVDAGYVPNDLQVGQTGKIVAPELYIAVGISGAIQHLAGMKDSKTIVAINKDPEAPIFQVADFGLVADLFKAVPEMTEILKK; this comes from the exons aTGCTGAAAGCGACCACAAAGCTAAACCTCAGGACGTTG TCAGGACTGATCCGGAGGTTTCAGAGTACCCTGGTGGTTGCAGAGCACAACAATGACACCCTGACGCCCATCACTCTCAGTGCTATCACAGCAGCCAGCAAACTCGGTGGGGAGGTGTCATGCCTCGTTGCTGGAACAAACTGCACTAAG GTGGCAGAGCAGCTTTCACAAGTTGAGGGACTGAAAAAGGTTCTGGTTGCACAGCATGATGTCTATAAAGGATTGTTACCAG AGGAGTTGACACCTCTCATCTTGGCAACTCAGCAACAGTTCAATTTTACCCACATCTGTGCTGGAGCGTCTGCCTTTGGAAAg AATCTTCTTCCCAGAGTGGCCTCCAAACTGGATGTTGCACCGATCTCCGACATCATCGAGATCAAATCCCCTGACACGTTTGTGAGGACAATTTACGCAG GAAATGCCCTTAGCACTGTCAAGTGTAATGAAAAAGTCAAGGTCTTCACAGTGAGAGGGACTTCATTCGAACCTGCTAAACAGGGAGGAAGTGCGACGTCAGAACAAG TGTCTCCTGCTGCTCCTGTTGGGATCTCTGAGTGGGTGGAACAGAATCTGACCAAGAGTGACCGACCTGAGCTCACCGGGGCCAAGGTTGTTGTGTCTGGGG GCAGAGGTCTGAAGAGTGGTGAGAACTTCAAGCTGCTGTATGACCTGGCCGACAAGTTAAACGCTGCTG TTGGTGCCTCCAGAGCTGCAGTAGATGCTGGATATGTCCCCAATGACTTGCAGGTTGGACAGACAGGAAAGATTGTAGCTCCT GAGCTGTACATTGCAGTTGGAATTTCTGGAGCTATTCAGCATCTTGCTGGAATGAAGGACAGTAAG ACTATTGTTGCGATCAACAAGGATCCTGAGGCCCCCATCTTCCAGGTTGCTGATTTCGGCCTGGTTGCTGACTTATTCAAG GCTGTTCCTGAGATGACCGAGATTCTGAAAAAGTGA